The region CGGCCTGCGCGCGGGCGACCTCTTGAACCTCGATCGGGTGGAGGAAAAAATCGCCCACCGCTTGGCCCAGGCCAATGAGCAAATCGAGAAAGCCGGACTGGAGGCCATCCGCTTGCAAGACGTCCTCTCGACCCTCCGGGAAAGCGCTCAGCAACTTGTCCCCCACCTCTGCGACACCGTCCCCTTCTTACACGAACAGATTGCCAACGACGCCAAGCTCCTCTTCGAAGGGGCCCAAGGCACCTACCTCGACATTGATCACGGCACCTACCCCTTCGTCACCTCCTCGAATACGACCGCAGCCGGCGCCTGCACCGGTTCCGGGGTGCCCCCCCATGCCATTGATCGCGTGGTCGGCGTGGCCAAGGCCTACACCACCCGCGTGGGGGAAGGTCCTTTCACGACTGAAAACGACACCCTGAGCGACTACCTCCATGGCCTCGGCCGCGAATTCGGAGCCACCACCGGCCGAGCCCGCCGCTGCGGCTGGTTGGATGCTGTCCTCCTCCGCTATGCCGTCATGATCAATGGCATCGACGAGCTGGCCGTCACCAACCTGGACGGCCTGGATGAAATCGAAGAAATCCAGCTCTGCACCCACTACGAGCTGCGCGGCCAACAGCTCACCACCCCTCCTCCCAGCATCGAAGACTGGCAAGAATGCACCCCGGTCTACGAAACCATCAAAGGCTGGAAGCAGGACACCACTCGAGCCAAAAGCGCGGAAGACCTCCCCAGCGAAGCCTTGGCTTACTTGAAGATCCTGGAAGCCCGAACCGGCGTTCGCATCTCCAGCATCGGTGTGGGACCGGCACGCGATCAA is a window of Verrucomicrobiota bacterium DNA encoding:
- a CDS encoding adenylosuccinate synthase, translating into MSNTVIIGAQWGDEGKGKIVDYLTESADVVVRSQGGNNAGHTVINQGTKYVLHLIPSGILWPGKICVIGNGVVVDPAGIIEEMETLRGQGISITPENLLISSKAHLTTSYHRALDRAKEALRGQGKIGTTGRGIGPTYADKVDRVGLRAGDLLNLDRVEEKIAHRLAQANEQIEKAGLEAIRLQDVLSTLRESAQQLVPHLCDTVPFLHEQIANDAKLLFEGAQGTYLDIDHGTYPFVTSSNTTAAGACTGSGVPPHAIDRVVGVAKAYTTRVGEGPFTTENDTLSDYLHGLGREFGATTGRARRCGWLDAVLLRYAVMINGIDELAVTNLDGLDEIEEIQLCTHYELRGQQLTTPPPSIEDWQECTPVYETIKGWKQDTTRAKSAEDLPSEALAYLKILEARTGVRISSIGVGPARDQTIPL